One genomic window of [Clostridium] scindens ATCC 35704 includes the following:
- a CDS encoding double-cubane-cluster-containing anaerobic reductase has protein sequence MDNNHKMWSDLGMNLELHDQLCEVLPQAFGDVFLSQENRPEGMDYYNMVVADIHGIRPAELIEHQNKGGKVFGTFCVYVPDEVIFAADAIATGLCGGSQFWVPGGEKVLPTNTCPLIKASVGARLDRTCPFFRIADMYIGETTCDGKKKAWEILSEDVPVYVMDLPQMKRAKDVKAWAEEIEALKEKVEEFTGNKVTAEKLAESIKLINNKRKALERLYNCRKSDNLPISGTDALVISQIAFYDDPARFTQMTNKLCDELEQRIQDGVSVVPAGTKRIMLTGTPLAIPNWKLHNIVETSGGVIVCEEMCTGTRYFENQVDETKETVEEQIKAIAERYMKINCACFTPNSGRIDDILRLAKEYKVDGIIDVNLKFCNLYDTEGYFVERAMKEAGIPVLGIETDYTDSDASQLRTRVGAFIEMLNNR, from the coding sequence ATGGACAATAATCACAAGATGTGGAGCGACCTGGGCATGAACCTGGAACTGCATGACCAGTTATGCGAAGTACTGCCGCAGGCATTTGGGGATGTTTTCTTATCACAGGAGAACAGGCCGGAAGGCATGGATTACTATAACATGGTCGTGGCGGATATCCACGGAATACGCCCGGCGGAATTGATCGAGCATCAGAACAAAGGCGGAAAGGTCTTCGGAACATTCTGCGTCTATGTGCCGGATGAGGTTATATTTGCGGCGGACGCGATTGCCACAGGCCTGTGCGGAGGCTCCCAGTTCTGGGTTCCGGGAGGAGAGAAGGTGCTTCCGACGAATACCTGTCCGCTGATCAAGGCATCTGTTGGCGCAAGGCTTGACAGGACTTGCCCATTCTTTAGGATCGCAGATATGTACATCGGAGAGACGACCTGCGATGGAAAGAAGAAGGCATGGGAGATCTTAAGCGAGGATGTGCCGGTCTATGTAATGGACCTGCCGCAGATGAAGCGTGCAAAGGATGTCAAGGCATGGGCTGAGGAGATCGAGGCCTTAAAGGAAAAGGTAGAAGAGTTTACCGGAAATAAGGTGACTGCCGAGAAACTTGCCGAGAGCATCAAGCTGATCAACAATAAGAGAAAGGCTCTGGAGAGGCTCTATAACTGCCGCAAGAGCGATAACCTTCCGATTAGCGGAACGGATGCCCTGGTAATTTCCCAGATTGCGTTCTACGATGATCCGGCCAGATTCACGCAGATGACCAACAAGCTCTGCGATGAGTTGGAACAGAGGATTCAGGACGGCGTAAGCGTTGTTCCGGCAGGCACGAAGCGAATCATGCTTACAGGTACGCCGCTTGCCATCCCGAACTGGAAATTACATAATATCGTCGAGACCAGCGGCGGCGTGATCGTCTGTGAAGAGATGTGCACAGGCACGCGCTATTTTGAGAACCAGGTGGATGAGACCAAGGAGACGGTGGAAGAGCAGATCAAGGCAATCGCAGAGCGTTATATGAAGATCAACTGCGCATGCTTCACTCCGAACAGCGGAAGAATCGATGATATCCTGCGCCTTGCGAAGGAATATAAGGTGGACGGCATCATTGACGTGAACCTGAAGTTCTGCAACCTCTATGATACAGAGGGCTATTTCGTAGAAAGGGCTATGAAAGAGGCAGGCATTCCGGTACTTGGAATCGAGACAGACTATACAGACAGCGATGCGTCACAGCTTCGTACAAGAGTAGGAGCATTTATCGAGATGCTCAACAACAGATAG
- a CDS encoding DUF3343 domain-containing protein, producing MQQLQHYVLFPNHDNGMRLYKELKALGVRAVISPTPRTASKCCGISLMVEEEDLGTIQSCAKEHDIEILKIAAVERDLNPKRDRYC from the coding sequence ATGCAGCAACTACAGCATTATGTGCTGTTTCCAAACCACGACAATGGCATGCGTCTCTATAAGGAATTAAAAGCGCTGGGAGTGCGGGCGGTCATATCCCCCACTCCCAGAACTGCCAGCAAATGTTGCGGAATCTCGCTGATGGTGGAGGAAGAAGACCTGGGAACCATCCAGTCCTGCGCCAAAGAGCACGACATCGAGATCCTGAAGATTGCGGCGGTGGAGCGTGACTTGAATCCGAAAAGGGACCGGTATTGCTAG
- a CDS encoding prolyl-tRNA synthetase associated domain-containing protein — translation MELQNGRPASLEGREEKEIKVYDLLDRLGIEYLRTDHEAAGTIADCLEVDQVLGITICKNLFLCNRQKTEFYLLMMPGHKSLRTKELSAQIPTSRLSFASGEDMVKYLNVLPGSATVMGLMNDTENHVQLLVDEEILKDEYVGCHPCVNTSSVKICTEDVFGKFLDAVHHDYITVTLSDNSPQS, via the coding sequence ATGGAATTACAGAATGGCCGCCCGGCGTCTTTGGAGGGGCGAGAAGAAAAAGAAATTAAAGTATATGATCTGCTGGATCGTCTTGGCATAGAGTATCTTAGGACGGATCACGAGGCAGCAGGCACGATCGCGGACTGTCTGGAAGTAGACCAAGTGCTTGGAATCACGATCTGCAAGAATCTGTTCCTGTGCAATCGGCAGAAGACAGAGTTCTATCTGCTGATGATGCCAGGCCATAAAAGCTTGCGAACCAAAGAACTGTCCGCCCAGATCCCAACATCCAGACTGTCCTTTGCATCCGGGGAGGATATGGTCAAGTACCTGAACGTGCTGCCTGGCTCCGCTACGGTCATGGGGCTGATGAATGATACAGAGAACCACGTACAGCTGCTGGTAGATGAAGAAATATTAAAAGATGAATATGTGGGCTGCCACCCATGCGTGAACACATCCAGCGTGAAGATCTGCACGGAGGATGTGTTTGGGAAGTTCCTGGACGCAGTGCATCATGACTATATAACCGTAACATTAAGCGATAATTCCCCTCAATCTTGA
- a CDS encoding TetR/AcrR family transcriptional regulator — MARNKYPEETRNLIVDTAARLFMEKGYDHTSIQDIIDNLGGLTKGAIYHHFKSKEEIVYAVFEKLYASADVDMKKVCESKELNGFQKLQEVFRLSIFNPVQNDVFVVAIDMIKNPQLLVIYLRDTVQTESTEIVRRILEEGIEDGSIKTEYPKELAEVLMLLGGIWLNPMVYHCDSAEIVRKTRFYKHMLEALGLNLIEDSWIERIESYAVLYQENQK; from the coding sequence ATGGCAAGAAACAAATATCCGGAAGAGACAAGAAATTTAATCGTTGATACGGCAGCCAGACTATTTATGGAGAAGGGGTATGACCACACGTCTATCCAGGATATCATAGACAATCTGGGAGGCCTTACGAAAGGAGCCATCTATCACCATTTCAAATCCAAAGAAGAGATTGTGTACGCGGTTTTTGAAAAGTTGTACGCATCGGCGGATGTAGACATGAAAAAGGTCTGCGAGAGTAAGGAATTGAATGGATTTCAGAAGTTACAGGAAGTCTTCAGGTTATCCATTTTTAATCCGGTGCAGAATGATGTGTTTGTAGTAGCAATCGATATGATTAAGAATCCACAACTGCTGGTCATCTATCTGCGTGATACGGTGCAGACAGAGTCGACAGAGATAGTGAGACGTATTCTCGAAGAAGGGATAGAAGATGGGTCTATAAAGACCGAGTACCCCAAGGAACTGGCAGAGGTCTTGATGCTGCTGGGAGGAATATGGCTGAATCCAATGGTTTATCATTGCGATTCAGCAGAAATCGTGAGAAAGACAAGATTCTACAAGCATATGCTGGAGGCGCTTGGCCTTAATCTGATTGAGGATTCATGGATTGAACGGATAGAATCATATGCCGTATTGTATCAGGAGAATCAAAAGTAA
- a CDS encoding MFS transporter, whose amino-acid sequence MDQKKGYSKDFYLVVIGQIISLFGNAVMRFALPIHLLNVTGSAAVLGVVSGCAFIPLAVMSPIGGIIADRVNKWNVMVFLDFFTSGLTVLFLLMYGKVSITGMVLVTLFLLYGISGAYQPSVQASIPVLVEPEHIMPANAIINMVSSLSGLLGPALGGTAYSLWGIYPVLSIAAGCFFLSAVMEIFIKIPYEKKQSTESILRQTKDDLSESIAYIGRKKPELAKLTLCCAGVNLVMSALMVIGLPVIVMNILDFSKSEASRLYGYMEAILAIGGLAGGIGAGVFGQKLKVNGSWKFLLASGVLLVPMGVVLLPSCPPYLAYGVLAAVGIVIMAMSAIYTIQIMSYIQITTPQHMVGKVIAWIIAVSTCAQPVGQVLYGFLFEKIGQNAYLIFYAAAVCSMLIAWGSRKATKALQN is encoded by the coding sequence ATGGATCAGAAAAAGGGCTATTCAAAAGATTTTTACCTGGTCGTAATCGGTCAGATCATCTCATTGTTTGGAAATGCGGTTATGCGGTTTGCACTGCCCATCCATCTGCTGAACGTGACGGGATCAGCGGCCGTCTTAGGCGTGGTGTCCGGATGCGCGTTCATTCCCCTGGCGGTGATGTCACCAATTGGCGGGATCATAGCGGATAGAGTGAACAAGTGGAATGTAATGGTATTTCTAGATTTCTTTACTTCCGGGCTGACCGTTCTATTCTTGCTGATGTATGGAAAGGTAAGCATAACAGGAATGGTGCTGGTGACTCTATTCTTGCTATATGGAATCAGCGGGGCATATCAGCCTTCCGTCCAGGCAAGTATTCCGGTATTGGTAGAGCCGGAGCATATTATGCCGGCGAATGCTATTATTAATATGGTATCCTCTTTATCCGGCCTGTTGGGGCCGGCGCTTGGCGGCACAGCGTATAGCCTGTGGGGAATCTATCCGGTGCTGTCCATTGCCGCGGGCTGCTTCTTCTTATCTGCCGTGATGGAGATCTTTATTAAGATTCCATATGAGAAGAAGCAAAGCACAGAATCCATCCTGCGTCAGACGAAAGACGATCTGAGCGAGAGTATTGCCTATATCGGCCGGAAAAAGCCGGAACTAGCAAAACTGACGCTTTGCTGCGCGGGCGTGAACCTGGTCATGTCTGCGCTGATGGTCATAGGCCTGCCTGTTATCGTGATGAATATACTTGACTTTTCCAAGTCTGAGGCATCCAGGCTATATGGATACATGGAGGCGATTCTTGCGATCGGCGGCCTGGCAGGAGGAATCGGCGCAGGCGTATTTGGACAGAAGTTAAAGGTAAACGGAAGCTGGAAGTTCCTGCTGGCTTCAGGAGTTCTGCTGGTTCCCATGGGAGTCGTGCTGCTGCCTTCCTGCCCGCCGTATCTGGCATATGGGGTGCTTGCGGCTGTAGGGATTGTCATTATGGCTATGTCAGCAATCTATACCATACAGATTATGTCCTATATCCAGATCACGACGCCCCAGCACATGGTGGGGAAAGTCATTGCCTGGATTATCGCGGTGTCTACATGTGCCCAGCCAGTGGGGCAGGTTCTATATGGATTCCTGTTCGAAAAGATAGGGCAGAATGCGTATCTGATTTTCTATGCGGCAGCAGTATGCTCGATGCTGATTGCGTGGGGAAGCAGGAAGGCAACGAAGGCATTGCAGAATTGA
- a CDS encoding DUF975 family protein: MMNRKIMKKAAKRNLKKHYWIFLAACLIAAFLNVEFSGTLSFAQVNVEPAQEAEGSPSSGNTAFKQAGAWDVMNDILSGNEKEGKQLSEQIRQAQIQQSGQANPAFGRSRGVLAQAVNSITSGSLFVTIASAVNGMVKSKEVALLILIGLSMTLMLGFWFFITNVYTVISRRIFLEGRNFESVPIQRFLFLFRVRKWTKAAWTMLVKYIYEFLWSLTVIGGIIKRYSYYMVPYIVAENPDISAKNAIRLSRKMMNGHKWECFVFELSFLGWSMLGAVTMGLSQVLYSNPYRVASFTEYYVTLRKMAKERNIPEAQQLNDIYLYRPAGREALDLAYADVIAVMEKPKKEIDDLKGIRKFFADYLGILLFPSAKEREYEEDQAERTRIFALQRAVEGKCYPSRLDPIPEMAKRQKVETVHYMRHYTVWSLILLFFIFSCIGWVWEVSLHLVNDGEFVNRGVLHGPWLPIYGSGGVLILTVLNKFRKNPAAEFVAIVVLCGVVEYFTSYYLEVTQGKKWWDYSGYFLNLNGRICAEGLLVFGVGGMAIVYALAPVLDNFIRRQKLKVVIPACLVLLGAYVGDAAYSSEHPNAGKGITDYQSRAVRLDTYANK, translated from the coding sequence ATGATGAATAGAAAGATAATGAAAAAGGCAGCAAAGCGCAACCTGAAGAAGCACTATTGGATATTCTTGGCGGCTTGCTTGATCGCGGCTTTTCTGAATGTGGAATTCTCCGGGACTCTGAGTTTTGCGCAGGTCAATGTGGAGCCGGCCCAAGAGGCAGAAGGAAGTCCTTCTTCCGGGAACACCGCGTTTAAGCAGGCAGGCGCGTGGGATGTTATGAATGATATCCTCAGCGGCAATGAGAAGGAAGGAAAGCAGCTGTCTGAGCAGATCAGGCAGGCGCAGATTCAGCAGTCCGGGCAAGCGAATCCTGCATTTGGCAGGAGCAGAGGCGTGCTGGCCCAGGCGGTGAACTCCATTACATCCGGCTCTTTATTTGTAACCATCGCGTCTGCGGTCAATGGAATGGTGAAATCAAAAGAGGTGGCGCTTCTGATCCTGATTGGCCTTAGCATGACCTTGATGCTGGGTTTCTGGTTTTTTATTACCAATGTATATACAGTAATTTCCAGAAGGATATTTCTGGAGGGACGTAATTTTGAGAGCGTGCCTATTCAGCGTTTCCTCTTCTTATTCCGCGTGCGGAAATGGACGAAGGCGGCATGGACCATGCTGGTCAAGTATATATATGAGTTTTTGTGGTCGTTGACGGTTATTGGAGGGATTATCAAGCGTTATTCTTATTATATGGTGCCATATATCGTGGCAGAGAACCCGGATATTTCCGCAAAGAACGCAATCCGGCTGTCCAGGAAGATGATGAATGGGCATAAGTGGGAATGCTTTGTATTTGAACTGTCATTTCTTGGCTGGAGTATGCTGGGGGCGGTTACGATGGGGCTGTCACAGGTGCTGTATTCCAATCCATACAGGGTGGCGTCTTTTACAGAGTACTATGTTACCCTTAGAAAAATGGCCAAAGAACGGAACATACCGGAGGCGCAGCAGTTAAATGATATCTATCTCTATCGGCCCGCCGGAAGGGAAGCGCTGGATCTTGCATATGCTGATGTGATCGCGGTGATGGAAAAGCCAAAGAAAGAGATAGATGACCTGAAAGGCATCCGCAAGTTCTTTGCGGACTACTTGGGCATTCTGCTGTTCCCGAGCGCAAAAGAGCGGGAGTATGAGGAGGATCAGGCGGAGCGGACTAGGATCTTTGCCCTGCAAAGAGCGGTAGAAGGGAAGTGCTATCCCAGCCGCCTGGATCCGATTCCAGAGATGGCGAAGCGGCAGAAGGTAGAGACGGTTCATTACATGCGTCATTATACGGTGTGGTCCCTGATACTATTATTCTTTATATTTTCCTGTATCGGATGGGTATGGGAGGTGAGCCTTCATCTGGTAAATGACGGCGAATTTGTCAACCGCGGGGTCCTCCATGGCCCATGGCTTCCGATATATGGAAGCGGCGGCGTTCTGATCCTTACCGTACTCAATAAGTTTCGCAAGAACCCGGCGGCAGAATTTGTGGCGATCGTCGTATTGTGCGGTGTAGTGGAATATTTTACTTCTTATTATCTGGAAGTAACCCAGGGAAAGAAATGGTGGGATTATAGCGGATATTTCCTGAACCTGAATGGGCGCATCTGCGCGGAAGGGCTGCTGGTATTTGGCGTGGGAGGCATGGCTATTGTATATGCGCTGGCCCCTGTCCTGGATAACTTTATACGGAGACAGAAGCTAAAGGTAGTGATTCCTGCCTGTCTGGTGCTTCTGGGAGCCTATGTTGGGGATGCCGCATATTCGTCGGAACATCCCAATGCAGGGAAAGGGATCACGGACTATCAGAGCAGGGCTGTAAGACTTGACACGTATGCCAATAAATGA
- a CDS encoding TetR/AcrR family transcriptional regulator, with protein sequence MLADTQEKIIKATMELVMEKGYSNTTTKDIARSAGINECTIFRKFKGKKEIILAAMEKPEWNPDLKPEDFEGYSGDMLGDLTRFSEVYMQKVTPRMVKVSTGLRTPELYPYTAKGILKIPQTFKKALKEYFVEMKEQGKIRRADPEELAMMFLSMNFGFVFLKASFGSELSPIESAAYIESSINTFVKGIL encoded by the coding sequence ATGCTTGCCGATACCCAGGAAAAGATTATTAAAGCGACGATGGAACTGGTGATGGAAAAAGGATATTCCAATACCACGACGAAAGACATTGCCCGAAGCGCCGGGATCAATGAATGTACGATTTTCCGCAAATTCAAGGGTAAGAAAGAGATCATACTGGCAGCGATGGAAAAGCCGGAGTGGAATCCAGATTTAAAGCCAGAAGACTTTGAAGGATACTCGGGAGATATGCTGGGAGATCTTACACGTTTTTCTGAAGTTTATATGCAGAAGGTAACGCCCAGAATGGTAAAGGTATCTACCGGACTTCGTACGCCGGAATTATATCCGTATACTGCAAAGGGGATTTTGAAGATTCCTCAGACCTTCAAGAAGGCATTAAAAGAATATTTTGTGGAGATGAAGGAACAAGGAAAGATCCGGCGGGCAGATCCGGAGGAACTGGCAATGATGTTCTTGTCCATGAATTTTGGGTTCGTATTCTTGAAGGCATCTTTCGGCTCTGAACTTTCACCGATAGAAAGTGCAGCGTATATCGAAAGTAGCATAAATACTTTTGTAAAAGGGATCCTATAG
- a CDS encoding MBL fold metallo-hydrolase has protein sequence MNSYEEYIRQFAERPIPNFYKLVNAPVKIDKILAGGEAIVLEEGMTLSAAEVPGHSRGATAYCLDNGKEKVLFTGDSIPAKGDLPIFTDSVKSKETLEKIRRMQGIDCYYPAWERCM, from the coding sequence ATGAATAGTTATGAGGAATATATCCGTCAGTTTGCAGAACGCCCGATTCCTAATTTTTATAAACTGGTCAATGCCCCGGTAAAGATTGACAAGATCCTGGCCGGAGGCGAGGCTATCGTGCTGGAAGAAGGCATGACCTTAAGCGCGGCAGAAGTTCCGGGCCATTCGAGGGGGGCTACGGCGTATTGCCTGGATAATGGGAAAGAAAAAGTGCTTTTTACGGGGGATTCCATTCCTGCAAAAGGCGATCTGCCTATATTTACGGATAGCGTTAAGAGCAAAGAGACGCTGGAAAAGATAAGGAGGATGCAAGGCATAGATTGCTATTATCCTGCCTGGGAGAGGTGTATGTAA
- a CDS encoding sporulation initiation factor Spo0A C-terminal domain-containing protein, whose amino-acid sequence MDKRVKDTLLTLGIRSTYQGFHYIKHALCLCLDDGDKIPSICKYIYPEVARKYQTSQDNVEHCMRTAIAYCWYNGNREYLIKIARYPLKEKPTNSEVLDILYNALEG is encoded by the coding sequence ATGGATAAACGTGTTAAAGATACTTTGCTCACTCTTGGCATACGTTCTACTTACCAGGGCTTCCACTATATTAAGCATGCCCTATGTCTCTGCCTTGATGACGGAGATAAGATCCCGTCCATCTGCAAGTACATATATCCGGAAGTTGCCAGGAAATACCAGACATCTCAAGATAATGTCGAACATTGTATGCGCACCGCCATAGCTTATTGCTGGTATAATGGAAACAGAGAATACCTAATAAAGATAGCCCGGTATCCGTTGAAAGAAAAACCGACAAACAGTGAGGTCCTTGATATCCTGTATAATGCCCTTGAAGGTTAA
- a CDS encoding SAM-dependent methyltransferase, translating into MNEFLTSYLGGIIPVAFRIQSGEESMIVGRDRPEFTITLNEDLDKKELLTSTSLALGEAYMKEELEVDRDLYEVLNLFLGQMGKFKMDKSALKKLILTSKAKKNQEKEVRFHYDIGNEFYRLWLDETMSYSCGYFKNAEDTLYDAQVNKADHILEKLQLQEGMTLLDIGCGWGFLLMRAAKKYGIKGTGITLSKEQYQKFSEDIEREGLKDRLQVELMDYRDLKHSGVQFDRVVSVGMLEHVGRGNYELFMENAEAVLKPEGLFLLHYISAQKEHEGDPWIKKYIFPGGTIPSLREIIDILPEYEFHVLDIESLRRHYNRTLLCWRENFLKHRAEIARMQGEEFTRMWELYLASCAATFNNGIIDLHQILTSKGINNRLPMTRVV; encoded by the coding sequence ATGAACGAATTTTTGACAAGTTATCTAGGCGGCATCATACCGGTAGCATTCAGGATTCAAAGTGGTGAGGAAAGCATGATCGTAGGAAGGGATCGGCCTGAGTTTACGATCACGCTTAACGAAGATCTGGACAAGAAAGAATTGCTGACCAGTACTTCTCTGGCGCTTGGGGAGGCTTATATGAAGGAAGAACTGGAAGTAGACAGGGACTTATATGAAGTCTTGAATCTGTTTCTTGGACAGATGGGAAAGTTTAAGATGGATAAATCTGCTTTGAAAAAATTAATCCTTACATCAAAAGCAAAAAAGAACCAAGAAAAAGAGGTAAGGTTCCACTATGATATCGGCAATGAATTCTACCGTCTGTGGCTGGATGAAACGATGAGTTATTCCTGTGGATATTTTAAAAATGCAGAGGATACGCTGTATGACGCGCAGGTTAATAAGGCGGATCATATTCTGGAAAAACTGCAGCTTCAGGAAGGAATGACCTTGCTGGATATCGGATGTGGATGGGGATTCCTTCTAATGCGGGCTGCAAAAAAATATGGGATAAAGGGAACCGGCATTACGCTAAGCAAAGAGCAGTACCAGAAGTTTTCAGAGGACATCGAAAGGGAAGGATTGAAAGACCGGCTGCAAGTCGAACTGATGGATTACCGGGATTTGAAGCATAGCGGCGTCCAGTTTGACCGCGTGGTGAGCGTAGGGATGCTGGAACATGTGGGTAGAGGCAACTATGAATTATTCATGGAGAATGCAGAGGCAGTGTTGAAGCCGGAAGGGTTATTCCTTCTGCATTACATCAGCGCACAGAAGGAGCATGAGGGCGATCCATGGATTAAAAAATATATTTTTCCTGGAGGGACGATTCCCAGCCTGCGTGAAATTATCGATATTCTTCCGGAATATGAATTTCACGTGCTGGATATTGAAAGTCTTCGCCGTCATTATAACAGGACCCTGCTTTGCTGGCGTGAGAATTTCCTGAAGCACAGAGCGGAGATTGCCAGAATGCAGGGAGAGGAATTTACCCGCATGTGGGAACTTTACCTGGCTTCCTGCGCGGCGACATTTAATAATGGAATTATTGATCTGCACCAGATTCTGACCTCGAAAGGAATCAACAACAGACTGCCGATGACCAGGGTGGTATAA
- a CDS encoding D-alanyl-D-alanine carboxypeptidase family protein, translated as MEYRIRKRYKKKRRHFIRRVVISIVAVAVLILVGRKFTPNTAIDLENLYSPYSILTDLDSGNALAEHNAQDRIYPASLTKIMTAILAIENTQDMEEVITLPTDFFSKLYIENASMAGFQPGEQVRLKDLLYGMLLPSGAECCLAFCERIAGSEEAFVRLMNKKAGELGLENTHFCNSTGLHDSEHYSTVKDISALLQYALKNETFRAAFTSSQYSTLPSEQHPKGFTFYSTMFECMESTKFTGGKIIGGKTGYTKEAGLCLASLAEINGKEVILVTANADGTHQTTPFHILDAMNVYRQMGESSVCYSSKFSPNGYLRKQFIIS; from the coding sequence ATGGAATATAGAATTAGGAAGCGCTATAAAAAGAAAAGGCGGCATTTTATAAGGAGGGTTGTTATTAGTATTGTTGCAGTGGCGGTTTTGATTTTAGTTGGAAGGAAGTTTACTCCTAATACTGCAATAGATCTGGAGAACTTATATAGTCCCTATTCAATTTTAACTGATCTGGATTCAGGGAACGCTCTTGCTGAACATAATGCACAAGATCGGATTTATCCGGCATCGCTTACCAAAATTATGACAGCCATACTGGCAATTGAAAATACGCAGGACATGGAAGAAGTTATAACACTTCCTACGGATTTTTTCTCAAAACTGTATATAGAGAATGCTTCTATGGCTGGCTTTCAGCCGGGAGAGCAGGTCCGTTTAAAGGATTTGCTTTACGGCATGCTTCTTCCGTCTGGTGCGGAATGCTGTCTGGCTTTTTGCGAGAGGATTGCCGGCTCCGAGGAAGCGTTTGTGAGACTAATGAACAAGAAGGCAGGGGAACTGGGGTTGGAGAATACGCATTTTTGCAATTCAACAGGACTGCATGATTCGGAACACTACTCCACTGTGAAAGATATTTCTGCTCTTTTGCAGTATGCTTTAAAAAATGAAACCTTTAGAGCTGCCTTTACAAGCAGTCAATACAGTACGCTTCCATCGGAGCAGCATCCGAAGGGTTTTACATTTTACAGTACGATGTTTGAATGTATGGAAAGTACAAAATTTACTGGAGGAAAAATCATAGGAGGAAAAACGGGATATACGAAAGAAGCAGGATTATGTCTGGCAAGCCTGGCTGAAATAAATGGGAAAGAAGTCATTTTAGTAACTGCTAATGCGGATGGAACGCACCAGACAACACCATTCCATATTCTGGATGCTATGAATGTGTATCGTCAGATGGGGGAATCGTCTGTATGTTATAGCAGTAAATTTTCACCTAATGGATATCTTAGGAAACAATTTATAATTTCATAA
- the vanR gene encoding VanR-ABDEGLN family response regulator transcription factor, with protein MSEKILVVDDEKEIADLIEVYLQNENLNVYKFYSGTEALAHMESVDFDLAILDIMLPDISGLSICQIMREKGCACPIIMLTAKDEETDKITGLMLGADDYITKPFRPLELVARVKAQLRRYKKYNTVSAAPATETILEYAGLTMNIKTYECLLNGESLSLTPTEFAILRVLLERKGSVVSAEDLFHEIWQDEYYNKSNNTITVHIRHLREKMKDTGGNPKYIKTIWGVGYKIEDI; from the coding sequence TTGAGCGAGAAGATACTTGTCGTTGATGATGAGAAAGAAATTGCTGATTTGATTGAAGTATATCTTCAGAATGAAAATCTGAATGTATACAAATTCTACTCAGGTACAGAGGCGCTTGCCCATATGGAGAGCGTAGATTTTGACCTTGCCATATTAGACATTATGCTTCCGGATATCAGTGGTCTTTCTATTTGCCAGATTATGAGGGAGAAGGGCTGCGCTTGTCCTATCATCATGCTTACGGCAAAGGATGAGGAAACCGATAAAATTACCGGACTTATGCTCGGTGCAGATGATTATATTACAAAACCCTTTCGCCCGCTTGAATTGGTAGCGAGGGTAAAGGCGCAGCTTCGCCGCTACAAAAAATACAACACGGTCTCTGCTGCCCCTGCGACAGAGACAATTCTTGAATATGCCGGATTGACTATGAATATCAAGACATATGAATGCCTGCTTAACGGAGAAAGTCTATCGCTGACACCTACGGAATTCGCGATTCTTCGGGTTCTTCTGGAGCGCAAGGGCAGCGTGGTCAGTGCGGAGGATTTGTTTCATGAAATATGGCAAGACGAATACTATAATAAGAGCAATAATACCATTACCGTACACATTCGTCATCTTCGTGAAAAAATGAAGGATACCGGCGGAAATCCCAAATATATCAAAACTATCTGGGGGGTGGGCTACAAGATTGAAGATATTTAA